A window from Engraulis encrasicolus isolate BLACKSEA-1 chromosome 11, IST_EnEncr_1.0, whole genome shotgun sequence encodes these proteins:
- the fut10 gene encoding alpha-(1,3)-fucosyltransferase 10 isoform X2, protein MEAMGSESHQYPVVVWWSPLTGEQGRLGECGANRCFFTINRSYYSHPSTQAFLFYGTDLNVESLPLPRLAHHQWALFHEESPKNNYKLFHEPVITLFNHTATFSRHSHLPLVTQYLESLSSLTSHAHLVPLSKKNRLRGGEEGLAPVAYVQSDCDPPSDRDVYVAELMRHIPVDSYGRCLHNRDLPAALRESTAMDEPAFHQALARYKFILAFENAVCEDYVTEKLWRPLKLGVVPVYYGAPNVRQWLPSNHSAVVVEPDTDPKQLAEYVKRLDENDEEYLTYLEWKHRREVTNQELVSAMKLRPWGVQDITQSNYIDEFECMVCNRLWENINSEKQGLAPKTWQAQADHLRCPRPGLFDFEVARPSDGPSLRSIWRPSYDQSVKEARALRRLVMRNKNFTVAQFWKEVFGF, encoded by the exons ATGGAAGCCATGGGCTCTGAGAGCCACCAGTACccagtggtggtgtggtggtcccCCCTCACAGGTGAACAGGGGCGGCTGGGGGAGTGTGGTGCCAACAGATGCTTCTTCACCATCAACAGGTCttactattcacacccctccacTCAGGCCTTCCTCTTCTATG GCACTGACCTGAATGTGGAGAGCCTTCCCCTGCCCAGGCTGGCCCACCACCAGTGGGCGCTCTTCCATGAGGAGTCCCCAAAGAACAACTACAAGCTCTTCCATGAGCCCGTCATCACGCTCTTCAACCACACGGCCACCTTCAGCCGCCACTCGCACCTGCCGCTGGTCACCCAGTACCTGGAGAGCCTGTCGTCCCTCACCTCCCACGCCCACCTGGTACCGCTGTCCAAGAAGAACCGGCTGCGTGGAGGCGAGGAGGGCCTGGCACCCGTCGCGTACGTGCAGTCCGACTGCGACCCGCCGTCCGACCGCGACGTGTACGTGGCCGAGCTAATGCGCCACATCCCCGTGGACTCGTACGGCCGGTGCCTGCACAACCGCGATCTGCCCGCTGCCCTGCGCGAGTCCACTGCCATGGACGAGCCGGCGTTCCATCAGGCGCTGGCGCGCTACAAGTTCATCTTGGCGTTTGAGAACGCAGTGTGCGAGGACTATGTGACGGAGAAGTTGTGGCGGCCGCTGAAGCTCGGCGTGGTGCCCGTCTACTACGGCGCGCCCAACGTACGACAATGGCTGCCTAGCAACCACAGCGCCGTGGTCGTCGAACCCGATACCGACCCAAAGCAACTGGCGGAGTACGTGAAGAGGTTGGACGAGAACGACGAGGAGTACCTGACCTATCTGGAGTGGAAGCACCGGCGGGAAGTGACCAATCAGGAGCTGGTGTCGGCCATGAAGCTCCGCCCATGGGGCGTGCAGGACATCACGCAGAGCAACTACATAGACGAGTTCGAGTGCATGGTGTGCAACAGGCTATGGGAGAACATCAACAGTGAAaaacag GGTCTGGCACCAAAAACCTGGCAAGCACAAGCGGACCACTTGAGATGCCCTCGGCCGGGGCTGTTTGACTTTGAGGTGGCTCGCCCCTCAGACGGGCCCTCTCTCAGGAGCATCTGGAGGCCCAGCTACGACCAGTCTGTCAAAGAAGCCAGAGCTCTCCGCCGACTAGTCATGAGGAACAAGAACTTCACAGTGGCACAGTTTTGGAAAGAGGTGTTTGGCTTTTAG
- the fut10 gene encoding alpha-(1,3)-fucosyltransferase 10 isoform X1 encodes MAKLTPRKLSVVCLCVSAFVFLVITFQVVEELGQLDGSAKLRRRPQQDGSAVLHDEMEAMGSESHQYPVVVWWSPLTGEQGRLGECGANRCFFTINRSYYSHPSTQAFLFYGTDLNVESLPLPRLAHHQWALFHEESPKNNYKLFHEPVITLFNHTATFSRHSHLPLVTQYLESLSSLTSHAHLVPLSKKNRLRGGEEGLAPVAYVQSDCDPPSDRDVYVAELMRHIPVDSYGRCLHNRDLPAALRESTAMDEPAFHQALARYKFILAFENAVCEDYVTEKLWRPLKLGVVPVYYGAPNVRQWLPSNHSAVVVEPDTDPKQLAEYVKRLDENDEEYLTYLEWKHRREVTNQELVSAMKLRPWGVQDITQSNYIDEFECMVCNRLWENINSEKQGLAPKTWQAQADHLRCPRPGLFDFEVARPSDGPSLRSIWRPSYDQSVKEARALRRLVMRNKNFTVAQFWKEVFGF; translated from the exons ATGGCCAAATTGACTCCACGGAAACTTTCTGTGGTGTGCCTCTGTGTTTCAGCATTTGTCTTCCTTGTCATAACATTCCAG GTGGTGGAGGAGCTTGGCCAGTTAGATGGCTCCGCCAAACTCCGAAGGAGACCACAGCAGGATGGCAGTGCTGTGCTCCATGATGAGATGGAAGCCATGGGCTCTGAGAGCCACCAGTACccagtggtggtgtggtggtcccCCCTCACAGGTGAACAGGGGCGGCTGGGGGAGTGTGGTGCCAACAGATGCTTCTTCACCATCAACAGGTCttactattcacacccctccacTCAGGCCTTCCTCTTCTATG GCACTGACCTGAATGTGGAGAGCCTTCCCCTGCCCAGGCTGGCCCACCACCAGTGGGCGCTCTTCCATGAGGAGTCCCCAAAGAACAACTACAAGCTCTTCCATGAGCCCGTCATCACGCTCTTCAACCACACGGCCACCTTCAGCCGCCACTCGCACCTGCCGCTGGTCACCCAGTACCTGGAGAGCCTGTCGTCCCTCACCTCCCACGCCCACCTGGTACCGCTGTCCAAGAAGAACCGGCTGCGTGGAGGCGAGGAGGGCCTGGCACCCGTCGCGTACGTGCAGTCCGACTGCGACCCGCCGTCCGACCGCGACGTGTACGTGGCCGAGCTAATGCGCCACATCCCCGTGGACTCGTACGGCCGGTGCCTGCACAACCGCGATCTGCCCGCTGCCCTGCGCGAGTCCACTGCCATGGACGAGCCGGCGTTCCATCAGGCGCTGGCGCGCTACAAGTTCATCTTGGCGTTTGAGAACGCAGTGTGCGAGGACTATGTGACGGAGAAGTTGTGGCGGCCGCTGAAGCTCGGCGTGGTGCCCGTCTACTACGGCGCGCCCAACGTACGACAATGGCTGCCTAGCAACCACAGCGCCGTGGTCGTCGAACCCGATACCGACCCAAAGCAACTGGCGGAGTACGTGAAGAGGTTGGACGAGAACGACGAGGAGTACCTGACCTATCTGGAGTGGAAGCACCGGCGGGAAGTGACCAATCAGGAGCTGGTGTCGGCCATGAAGCTCCGCCCATGGGGCGTGCAGGACATCACGCAGAGCAACTACATAGACGAGTTCGAGTGCATGGTGTGCAACAGGCTATGGGAGAACATCAACAGTGAAaaacag GGTCTGGCACCAAAAACCTGGCAAGCACAAGCGGACCACTTGAGATGCCCTCGGCCGGGGCTGTTTGACTTTGAGGTGGCTCGCCCCTCAGACGGGCCCTCTCTCAGGAGCATCTGGAGGCCCAGCTACGACCAGTCTGTCAAAGAAGCCAGAGCTCTCCGCCGACTAGTCATGAGGAACAAGAACTTCACAGTGGCACAGTTTTGGAAAGAGGTGTTTGGCTTTTAG